In Populus alba chromosome 4, ASM523922v2, whole genome shotgun sequence, the genomic window GAGCAAAACTCTCTACTATGTTTTCTTACTTTGATATTCAAAATTGTATCTATGTTATTTAAgtctttattttgaattttaaaggttaaatatatctttatatcATTAACATCATTTATGTTAGTACTAATAATGAGTATGTCATCCATAGAAAGATATATTATCATACCAAAATCAttagtaaatttataataaatacatttataaGCACTATTATGTTTAAAACCATATTCTAAAATTACATGATCAAATTTCTCATGTCATTGCTTAAgtgtttgttttcaattcatATAGAGATTATTTTAGAGACTTTATGTTCATTTCCTAGACGAGCAAAACCCTTTGGTTGTTCTATATAGATCTcctaatttaattcattatgaGAAAAGttgttttaacatttatttgatgtacatataaattatagatTGATGAAAAAGccaaaaatattcttataaatgTTATACGAGCCACTGGAGCATATGTATCAAAATTGTCTATTCTTTCCTTTTGTCTGAAGCTTTTGACTACTCACCTTACTTTAAAAGTTTGAATTGATCCATCACCATGTATATAATAatgattcaattttataattaattttctctttctaaaaaaaaaacaatgacaatcCAAATTTCCAAAAGATAAGAACTTGATGaatataaagcaaaaataataaaaggaaataaaattatatgatcctcaaggaattcaaaaaaaaaaaaaaaagatagagttTTTAACGGTAAATATTTAAAGAGAGGTTAAAGAGAATATCTTTGAAGTAGAAACTATAAATAGTTTTGCTAGGTTGGagaatttctttcaaatatgaTCAGATCAAAATCTATAATGGGAAAAAATGTTAGATGTTTTGCAGTTTTTTCATGTTGAGattgaaggatttttttaataatttttatttatcatttatttggCCGGTGGAGGAGATTGAGAGGCTAGTTGGAATTgcgtttaataaaattttgattttttaaaaaaaattattttttacatttttatatttttttaaaaaaaagatttttaaaaataaaaaaaatattattttaatatatttttaaataaaaaaatattttaaaaaacaattgatatcaTATTTCTAAACATTACTTGAGtgtgtaaaattataaaaaagtgttttcaCTAAAGTTTTTTTAGACCTTTATATATGGGTTCGACTTTCCCATAAGCTCGATACCCTAAAAGCAAGTTTTGGGCTAATTTATTCGTTTTATTCATTTAAGGTACTGTTTGTTTGTTgcaaagtagtttttttttgaaaagtgaattccagaaaagcgaattatttttcgatgtttggtaatataatgaaaaataagttggaaaacattttccagtgttttgttatgtcatggaaaatgagttggaaaataacttattaatattttatttttctcaagtttattaaaataatgaggaacaaatcttacaaattaaaaagttgaatgagaatgaaattgaaaaaaaaatttcataaattatctcaaataaaataaataataatcaaatctaaaaaataaaaaaaataaaaatgaagaaattaaaataataataattaacatttcataaattatttcaaataaaataagtaacaattaaaataataaggatcaaatttgatacacaaaaaatttcaataaaaaaatgataagggaaaagaaaataacaattataaaaataagggccaaagttgatataaaaattaaattttaaaagatgaaattgaaaaataaatattcaaaacaaaatatatttagcaattaaaagtttgaggaccaaatttgatataatcagcaaataatatgacatttctaaatttttcacaactttcagaaagtgttttccgcccaaattttccaggaaaatacttttctggaaatcaagccaaatttttctttgactggaaagtgttttttattgaccaacttttctaatggcatacaaacacaaaaaagtttagaaaatagttttccagaaattactttttagaaaacaaacatagccgAAAAGACAAAGCATCTTAATCTTTTTAGAATTTAGTATTTGTTTATTACTTTAATtctagtttttaaaatcattttttatttaaaatatcttaaattaacatttttatatgtttttataaaaataaaaaaaatctaaaaagtcattttaatgaatttataacTATAAACTATATTACCAAACACACACTTACTTGTATCAATATAgtaatcattttattaattatcatgaattgtaatttagtaaaattatttGGTAAGAACAACTAATGGTGCAGTGGAACACacaagtttttaatattaaatctttaaaaatcttaaatcttaattattagATATGCTAGACAGTACTATTGTAAATTAGACCATTAAATGGGTGTTTAAAAGAgtgatataaattattttttaaagttttttttatttgtaaatgcattaaaataatattttgttaaaaaaaaattatctttgacattaaatcgataaaaaaacacctaaaaaattaatttgattttttttaaaaaaagcatggTTGGACCGTTTCAAAAGGTTATCCaactgaaatgttttttttgcttgaaagtaattttttttaaaaaaattttggatcgttttaatgcgataatatcaaaaataatttaaaaaaaataaaaaaatatatattattttaatatatttctgagtgaaaaacatttcaaaaaacaactttaaccACACTCAAACATACCCTTATGATGACATAATGAATATTAACCTTTGTTATGAGAAATGTtacgttgaaaaaaaaaaaagaatgttaattatttgtttcttaattaattatatgaactATCAAGTGCACTATTATTTATCATGCAGTGAAAATGTATctattactttttaattaattaaatattgtatcATGATTGTGataattactaattattaagtacaattttgatgaaaaacaaagaccttgttaatatataatttcataaaaaaatcattaattattttataaaaaacccaTTCTTAAGAATTAAAGGTTACTAACcaattaattatcattaatgCATCAtcttaaatcatattttataatttcctaAATTTGTAAgtgaaaacaacaagaagaaaaaaacaccttttgggatgaattaattaattagatcaaATTTTTCCTCCTTAATTATCTCATCTTCTTCCCAGCTTTCTTTTTCATCTGCATTTGCAccatttttccttctcttaatcaactctctctctcacaaATTCCTGATCTCCCTCTCCAACGATGTCAGAAGATAGCTCATCTTCTGAAGAAACCAATAGCCCTGCCACATCCATATCACAAGACATATTCACCACTGAAACCACCACCATCACAGCCTTCAATGTCCCCCCCGAGACCTTTCCCTCCTCCTCTAGTACTCATTTAGCCATTCAATCCCTTACCTTCCATTCTAACCACAATGCCGCCTCCTCTCCTTTCCTCTCAAGATCAAGACCCTGCCTTCTCCCTCCTCCACGACCCTGATATCTCCTCTCAAGTCTCATCCCTCCTCCGTCTCTCCCCGGCTCCGGTGCAGGTGACAACAGTCTCTGCCGTTGGTTCTCTGACACCTTCCAATCCTCAGAGCCCCAACTCCAGCTTGTTGTCTTACGTTTCTTTCCTGTCATTGCTGGCCTTTATCTATCCCGTGTTGCCCTAAAAAAACCCTTGGCTGGTTTTGAGGCAGCTTTGTTAGCCCTTTATGCGCATGAAACCACCTCACGCGCAGGCCATGCTATGACAGTTAACGTGCCTGATTTATCAAATTCAAGTATGTATCATGAAACGAAAGAGCCTGCAAAGGATAATACTGCAGAATTAAACCTAGCTGTGATATCTTGGAATTTGGAGCCTCATGGGACGGTGAGATCAACAAAAAGGGCAAGAATTGTCGGGGTTGCATTAGAGTTATATTATAGTAAGATCTCTCTAATGTCTGTGGGGTCtaagattgaattttttgaattttttaaggtTTGGTCTGGTCAAGATGATGATGCGAGTAAAGACTGTGAGACTCAGGATGATCAAGAAAGTGTTGGCAAAGATAGTGTTACTAAGGAAGGGAGGATTCCTTTGCCATGGGAGATCTTGCAACCTGTTTTGAGGATATTAGGGCATTGGCTTTTGCTGTCATTTCTATTCTTCAATTGTGATTTTCCTCCGTTGCAGCTGCTCCTGGACTGTATGCAGGCTGGTTCTGAATCTTCTGATCATCGGATGTGTCTCGTCAGATACAGCTGCTGCGCTTCATCCCTGTTTCTGATCATATTTACTTTGGGTTCTGCGTGATCTCACTCATCTCTGCTTAGATTGATTTCTCCATAGTCATTTTAGCTTTCCTGAACTTTCCCTGTTGTATAACATATAGGTTCCAGTCTTTCTTCATTCTTAATCTCCAGTCCATCGAAAAATTAGTCTTTCACCATATTGCTTCAAACTTGCTCTGCTGTAGTAGAGTATTTGTCTTACATTGAATGCTTGAACATGGATATCTATGGATACTCATCGGGCACTTCAATTATACTTGAACATCTGATTAGTTGATCAGGGCGTCTCCAAGTAATTATTCCCAGATTCTCAATGGTAGTCAATCTtctcaattttgttcctgaATTGTTATATATTTCTCAATTGGATATCTTTTGTTTACAATCTTCCTTTTTCTGGCCGAAGATGTCgtgttttcctttttattgcATAATATATGTAATTTAGAGATAAAATATTAGCATGCATAGACTGGAGGGGCACTCTATTGAGAAACAAATAATACTTTGTGAGCACAATTGAAAACTAATCATCATGGGGTCATTTAAAGAATTTATAGATAGTTGGGGGACTAATATAGGTCCCATTTGTTAATTTTCTGTACCAATACCTGTCTCCAAAGCATAGCCCAGCCCAACCATCGGGCTCAAGACCCGATTCCTAACAAATAGCCCAAGTTCTCGATGCTCGTGTCCTGTTTGAGGGTCCAccgtgattttttttccttcacttttgttttattttttaaaaatcttttctttcttttgattgtttatcCAAAGCAAATTTAAATGTGAGTGGAAATGATGACATGAAagtatttgaaataataaaaataaaagactctAGGTTATTGGTTATGAGTCAACGGTTttgttatgttaattttttttattctgtttcAACTTGAAACCCAATCTAAATTAAGATTTATAgtacatatttatattatatgcatatatatTCTCTCTAAATCAATCTATTAAATtgagttatatatttttattattaaatataaatatctgaAAAAACTTGAATGTACCTTAGTTAATTTCACAAATCCTGAAATCAACGACCATTTAAGTTTCTAGTGATCCTGATATTTGTGAAACTTAAAATGGTGATCTTTAAAGGACAAATCTAAAGTCTAACCAATTAAGATACACCCATTAAAGTTGCACCgggttataattataatttatataagttGAGTTgtattaggttatttttttatatatatttatattataggtCGGTACTTATAAGTGGATTGATgaactttttttaatgaaataaattcaataaatcccACACTTTATTTTGCTACTAGACATACAACATCTCATGGTTACAGTATTTAATAAAATGGCGAGACTTAAATGAACAGCTACAAGGGAGGAAAAAAATCAGAACAATGTCGAGAGAATTGAAAATGCCAAGCCACCAAAGACGGCAAAAGCTGAGCCTGCAATGCTTGAAGCTGCACCATTTTCTCCGGCTGACGGGCTTGCAGCTAATCCTCCCGGGGACTCAGCAGctgtaattttaaaatccattaATTTCAACAATTATTAGACTAATATTCAAAATCTTCAACAGTGAAAAACAAGAACTTGACCTAGAGAAAATGtcactttaaatataaataatattcagaATATTTATCCAcgtcgagagagagagagagagagagagagagagagagagagagagagagagagagagagagggagggacaGTACCTGGGACTAGAGGTGGCAAGCCTGTTGATGGACCGCTTGCAGGAGCGGCTACTGGGTATCCCGCAACTATACAACAGTTGatttatatgttattggttaattatttttattataaaaaaatattcgactgagtaaattatattattaaaaactgaattagattaaacaagtttaacttaattttaattttttaaaatcaatccaCGGGATAGATGTAATATAGATATGCGtatattcataaatatatttaaaaacaagaagaagatctACCACGTGATTGGTTGAGAGTAACCAAGAATCTTGGTGCCGGTCATAAACGACAGAAACTTGCAGCTCGCTTTCCCGTGATCACGCCGCATGAAATTAATGTAGGGTATTGCTTGGCACTAGCGGCagtaaagataatatttttttatttttttaaatttatttttaatgtgagtgtactaaaataatttaaaaatatataaaaatacttttaaaaaatatcttatcttTCTAGAAGGTGGTGTCACGGGAAAGCGAACACAGCCGAATGTGTTTTGCTCTTTGATCGAAAATCGGTTTACATGTTAttagtagataaaaaaaaaaaagaatattttttattatttcaaactcTCCAtacattttcatgaatttaagaaaaataatgtaaatcattggattttaatttgaaaattattattttttattacaaagacatgaatttgttaaataattaaagcTGGATTTGATCtatttcatctaaaaataaaacactagccccgtgaagaaaaaaaaatatatagagccAGAAAAGCAAAAGGAATGGCAGGAGAGTGtttgacattaaaaatattttttaaaaaattaaacaaatattattttaatatatttaaaaataaaaaaaaataaaaaataattattattatgattccAAATATAATCGTCGTGATAAATGTTGAAGGCTAATTTACAGTTTGTTGATAGGATTAAAGAATCACGCCAGCAAAGTTGTCTTGgatttatgaacaaataatagtaaaaaaaaaaaaaaaaggtaataatttgaaatttttaaaagaacaaaaaaaaaagcatgtcattctattaaaaaaaagagagagagaaaaaaaggatttgACTTGGCTATAATACGTTTGTTAAGGTATTTAACACTTAATTtacttaaattttcaatttcaataattatttgagccttgaaaatattattattgtcttCAAATCCAAGTATTTAGATATTATATGTATAGAATGCTTAAAACATTGGTGTAATGtcaactcttcttttttcttttttaccctTTTCCATTAATCTTATGGTAATTAGGGGGGGGGCAAGAAATTAAGGAGTTCTCCTAGATTAAGCAgttaattatatgatttaattaccTGAGCACAAGGAGGCTGAAGGAGCATTAGCAATCTTGCAAACTGCAGGAAGGTTAACAGCTCTGCCGAGATCAATTGAGAGCCCAAATTGCTTAGCAACATCGCCACTAAGCAACTGACACAAACATAAAGGTTTGCTCTCTATCAACCCAGCAAGCTCAGGACAGCAATTCTTGTCAGGAACGGTCAAGTTACTTCCTGTCGTTACATAGTCCAAGCAATCAGACGCATTCGACACTGCTGTTATACAATCAATACCAGGGATTGGTCCAGAAGCTGCCGGACCAGGACCTGAAACAGGTGCAGGTGTTTCCACGGGAGCCGGGGTGGCCGGGCCAAGACCTGAAACAGGTGCAGGTGCTTCCGCCGGGGCCGGGGCTGCTGCCGTTTTTGCTGGCACTGTTGAAATGAGGGCTAGGGTCAGAATTATGGCGGTGATGCCTAGCTTCGACATCTTTCTTCCTTCCCTTTTCCTGTGTGGACACAAGCTAGTATTATGGTGTTAGTTCTGTGAAGGAAAGTAGGTTTAGAAGGTTATAAATGGAGATCAGATAGCAACACTACTTGCCAGCGGAAATCAATAAATACACAACTGCCACCAAAGTTCTAAGAATTGTCTTGTCTATAGATGCCTTGCCTTCCACTTTCTCACCGTCTATGGTGTGAAAGTTGAGGCTTTTAGACTTCTGGGAGCCCTCAAAGATGGAGACACGATATTAACAGAGGTTGATAGCTGAGGTTTGAATCTCTGACTTTTTATCGAGGCGATATATCTTATACAATTAGCCTTTTTACCGTGGAATATTAAATCTTAAcgtcaaatatatatttagcaaAATTGTTAAACTCTAACCCGAAATATATAACTTAACTAGTTAGATTAtagatttgctttttaaaagttattggtTCGAGTTTTACAAACTTCAGGGCTATTGGAAGTTTA contains:
- the LOC118038975 gene encoding LOW QUALITY PROTEIN: uncharacterized protein (The sequence of the model RefSeq protein was modified relative to this genomic sequence to represent the inferred CDS: deleted 2 bases in 1 codon) yields the protein MPPPLLSSQDQDPAFSLLHDPDISSQVSSLLRLPGSGAGDNSLCRWFSDTFQSSEPQLQLVVLRFFPVIAGLYLSRVALKKPLAGFEAALLALYAHETTSRAGHAMTVNVPDLSNSSMYHETKEPAKDNTAELNLAVISWNLEPHGTVRSTKRARIVGVALELYYSKISLMSVGSKIEFFEFFKVWSGQDDDASKDCETQDDQESVGKDSVTKEGRIPLPWEILQPVLRILGHWLLLSFLFFNCDFPPLQLLLDCMQAGSESSDHRMCLVRYSCCASSLFLIIFTLGSA
- the LOC118038973 gene encoding non-specific lipid transfer protein GPI-anchored 2 gives rise to the protein MSKLGITAIILTLALISTVPAKTAAAPAPAEAPAPVSGLGPATPAPVETPAPVSGPGPAASGPIPGIDCITAVSNASDCLDYVTTGSNLTVPDKNCCPELAGLIESKPLCLCQLLSGDVAKQFGLSIDLGRAVNLPAVCKIANAPSASLCSVAGYPVAAPASGPSTGLPPLVPAAESPGGLAASPSAGENGAASSIAGSAFAVFGGLAFSILSTLF